From Pyrenophora tritici-repentis strain M4 chromosome 1, whole genome shotgun sequence, the proteins below share one genomic window:
- a CDS encoding DUF1772 domain containing protein — protein MSDTTISILRAIATIAPAIYTGFTFAYTHVAMPPLTTHAPPKLLAKQWFQAYEFAPAYVGPMILLGASSNALLACFTSSSSSIIAKGLYIVAAGAMASVVPYTMLYMESGVNGAGKCKVQELLREEGFLLKAKGKGKVTDWDSASERARRWAETVDMKVIVQTWARTNAWRYIISGVATVLSAAATVFV, from the exons ATGAGCGACACCACCATCTCCATTCTCCGCGCAATCGCAACAATCGCACCAGCTATATACACCG GTTTCACATTCGCCTACACCCACGTCGCCATGCCCCCCTTGACAACGCACGCCCCACCCAAACTCCTCGCGAAACAATGGTTTCAAGCCTACGAATTTGCGCCCGCCTACGTAGGCCCAATGATCCTCCTCGGTGCCTCTAGCAACGCCCTGCTCGCCTGTTTCacgtcttcgtcttcgtcgaTAATAGCAAAGGGACTATACATTGTTGCAGCGGGTGCAATGGCTAGTGTTGTACCGTATACGATGCTGTATATGGAGTCTGGGGTCAACGGCGCGGGCAAGTGCAAGGTACAGGAACTATTGCGTGAGGAGGGGTTTCTACTAAAGGCAAAAGGTAAAGGTAAAGTGACGGATTGGGATAGTGCGAGTGAGAGGGCAAGGAGGTGGGCAGAGACTGTGGATATGAAGGTTATTGTGCAGACGTGGGCGAGGACGAATGCGTGGAGGTACATTATTAGTGGGGTTGCTACAGTACTTAGTGCGGCTGCTACCGTGTTTGTATGA
- a CDS encoding ProS, Prolyl-tRNA synthetase: protein MNSIGASKVSLSSITTEALWRQSGRYSANSELLRIKDRRETGFLLSPTHEEEITALVASMVHSYKDLPLRLYQIGRKYRDERRPRGGLLRAKEFMMKDLYTFDSSPKAALETYESVRDAYNNLFNELKLPYLVADADSGNMGGKLSHEYHFASPKGEDYIFSCQSCEYVVNEELVEKNTGPAAPKTSDSLIFTGISVDKKTAINIHIPKPYGLGVDKVSWDGVSAFVNLHAVKKALPKDIEIDTGIETLTLRSLLSTTTETIDVYDPAIANAPSTCSIDITLTKPGDPCPRCATGKLNIQKAIEVGHTFHLGTRYSVPLNAVIALRDQNLSSPVHMGCHGIGVSRIIGAVASLLSDARGLNWPRVIAPYEAIVLSDPKTEEEDTTEVYDALRGEERNPDIDLVLDDRAGKSLGWKLKDADLIGYPVVVVLGRSWKDKKVEIQCRRLGVKKDVDLKELRTEALALLEQL, encoded by the coding sequence ATGAATTCTATCGGGGCTTCAAAAGTCTCACTCTCCTCCATCACTACGGAAGCATTATGGCGGCAGTCAGGTCGCTACTCTGCCAATTCAGAACTTCTGCGTATCAAAGACAGAAGAGAGACTGGCTTCCTGTTATCACCGACTCATGAAGAGGAAATTACAGCTCTTGTGGCCAGCATGGTACATTCGTACAAGGACCTGCCGTTACGATTGTATCAGATAGGGCGCAAGTACCGCGACGAACGACGGCCAAGAGGTGGACTACTACGGGCGAAGGAGTTTATGATGAAAGATCTCTACACATTCGACTCCTCGCCAAAAGCTGCACTCGAGACGTACGAATCGGTACGAGATGCATACAACAATCTCTTCAATGAGCTCAAACTACCTTATCTTGTGGCAGACGCCGACTCCGGCAACATGGGAGGGAAGTTGAGCCATGAATACCACTTTGCGTCACCCAAGGGTGAAGACTACATCTTCTCTTGTCAATCATGCGAGTATGTTGTGAATGAGGAGCTCGTCGAGAAAAACACCGGCCCTGCAGCACCGAAAACCAGCGACTCGCTCATTTTCACCGGCATAAGCGTTGACAAGAAGACAGCAATCAACATTCACATTCCAAAACCATATGGACTAGGGGTGGACAAGGTATCATGGGACGGTGTCTCTGCCTTTGTCAACTTGCACGCCGTCAAAAAAGCATTGCCCAAAGATATTGAAATTGACACGGGCATTGAAACCTTAACCTTGAGGTCCCTCCTCTCGACAACTACCGAAACTATAGATGTGTACGACCCCGCCATTGCCAACGCCCCATCTACCTGTAGTATAGATATCACGCTCACCAAGCCCGGCGATCCTTGCCCTCGCTGCGCCACCGGCAAACTGAACATCCAAAAAGCCATCGAGGTGGGCCACACTTTCCATCTTGGTACCCGATACAGTGTACCCTTAAACGCAGTCATAGCACTACGGGATCAGAACCTCTCTTCCCCAGTACACATGGGATGTCATGGAATCGGCGTCTCGCGCATCATCGGTGCAGTAGCGTCCCTACTCTCAGATGCTAGAGGCCTTAATTGGCCAAGAGTCATCGCCCCCTATGAAGCCATTGTTCTCAGTGATCCGAAaacagaagaagaagatacTACAGAGGTGTACGATGCGCTTCGTGGAGAGGAGAGGAATCCTGATATCGACCTAGTGCTTGATGACCGAGCAGGAAAAAGTCTAGGTTGGAAGCTGAAAGATGCTGACTTAATTGGATATCCGGTTGTCGTTGTGCTGGGTAGGAGTTGGAAGGACAAGAAAGTAGAGATTCAATGTCGAAGATTGGGGGTCAAGAAGGATGTCGATTTGAAGGAATTGAGGACCGAGGCTCTAGCATTGTTGGAGCAGTTGTAG
- a CDS encoding TMA7 domain containing protein — protein sequence MPSGQGAGTNPIHNKKPKKKANDLDEDDIAYKNKLAAEKKARDELAKTVGKGKGPLNTGSQGIKKSGKK from the exons ATGCCTTCAGGACAAGGAG CTGGTACCAACCCCATTCACAACAAGAAGCCCAAGAAGAAGGCCAACGACCTCGACGAGGATGACATCGCTTACAAGAACAAGCTCGCCGCCG AGAAGAAGGCACGCGATGAACTAGCCAAGACCGTCGGCAAGGGCAAGGGACCGCTCAACACCGGCTCTCAGGGCATCAAGAAGTCTGGCAAGAAATAA
- a CDS encoding metal-dependent hydrolase TIM-barrel protein: protein MATTTPATLIATLESHLTPTLAFTSPTTSPTQPVLHLIPPSTLTKLRNLGSGRVKDMHMLGHSRQIISHIPVAAPPQICSKFNDAIHAATMTNTAKFSVLAVLPVDGLEAAKELARCVSKYRFVGGVIGLSRGLRIDGEGWEELWGLAERLRVPIMFREMWPLAFEIVDYQHHLPYSALGPILTQLHTPHTSSPLPLVRLYLSSIFDHYPNLRLVLAHPGSLPSLVPRIEGLIDSIPAADKPKRSFLDVWQHNIYLTTADAQDMSSLRALLEQIPVDRVLYASNYPFEERGNELIMELKESEFLTNIEWERVAWVNAETLFNLKGAGSLVHMGRRPMQAEEEAPRRQSPST, encoded by the exons ATGGCCACCACAACCCCCGCCACCCTCATCGCAACCCTCGAATCACATCTCACACCCACCCTGGCATTTACATCTCCCACAACTTCACCAACCCAGCCAGTCCTCCACCTAATTCCACCCTCCACCCTCACCAAACTGCGCAATTTAGGCTCCGGTCGCGTAAAAGACATGCACATGCTCGGCCACTCTCGACAAATCATCAGCCATATTCCTGTCGCTGCTCCGCCACAAATATGTAGCAAGTTCAACGACGCCATACATGCGGCGACCATGACAAATACGGCTAAATTCTCTGTGCTGGCAGTATTGCCTGTGGATGGGCTGGAGGCGGCCAAGGAGCTGGCGAGGTGCGTGAGCAAATATCGGTTTGTGGGAGGTGTGATTGGGTTGAGTAGGGGACTAAGGATCGATGGGGAGGGCTGGGAGGAACTTTGGGGACTAGCCGAGAGGCTCCGCGTTCCAATCATGTTCAGAGAGATGTGGCCGTTGGCGTTTGAG ATTGTGGACTACCAACATCACCTCCCTTACAGCGCCCTTGGGCCTATCTTGACGCAACTTCATACGCCCCATACTTCATCACCACTTCCGCTCGTGCGACTCTATCTCAGCTCCATCTTTGATCACTATCCGAACCTCCGGCTCGTCCTGGCACACCCCGGTTCGCTACCTTCGCTCGTTCCACGTATCGAAGGCCTGATTGACTCTATACCCGCCGCAGACAAACCGAAACGCAGTTTTCTGGACGTCTGGCAGCACAACATCTACCTCACAACCGCCGATGCACAAGACATGTCCAGTCTGAGAGCACTGTTGGAGCAGATCCCAGTAGACAGAGTGCTGTATGCGAGCAACTATCCTTTTGAAGAAAGGGGAAACGAGTTGATAATGGAACTAAAGGAGAGTGAGTTTTTGACAAATATCGAGTGGGAGAGGGTTGCTTGGGTAAATGCGGAGACACTGTTCAATTTGAAAGGGGCCG GGTCCTTAGTACATATGGGCAGGAGGCCGATGCAGGCGGAAGAAGAAGCTCCTAGAAGACAGTCACCTAGCACTTGA
- a CDS encoding mitochondrial 54S ribosomal protein uL10m, translating into MPPRIHIRPRALRACTPRPRHATSLPAVATYATVATTPAPPLQQTYKSAPPVLRYPPTQPPSHKPPEVRKTQLHRQYQSLLRSSPLILIFQHNNVKAVEWMSIRRELAIALRKLDEQRLKNGQETLGEEIKMQVIQTNIFASALRVVEFFNPKASMLDHAQHPTDPRTPTSAQIAQTSNEADDERFSHGLSRRAYEIANNRKLKLELEPLLSGPLAVVAFPDVAPQYLKTVLSILAPLKPNFPAPSRKANPDYYEPSVQVGLQKLMLLGARVEGKVFDVDGTKWVGGIDGGIDGLRAQLVHMLQGVGGSLTSALEGASKSLYFTVEARRMDMEDKEKGPEEKTE; encoded by the coding sequence ATGCCGCCACGAATACACATACGACCACGGGCCCTCCGCGCCTGCACCCCACGCCCAAGGCATGCCACTTCTCTACCTGCAGTTGCAACCTACGCGACTGTAGCAACCACGCCTGCACCACCTCTCCAACAAACATACAAATCCGCACCTCCCGTCTTACGATATCCGCCCACCCAACCACCGTCTCACAAGCCGCCAGAGGTCCGCAAAACACAACTACATCGCCAATACCAGTCGCTACTGCGCTCCTCGCCCTTGATACTCATATTCCAGCACAACAACGTCAAAGCGGTAGAATGGATGAGTATACGAAGGGAGCTGGCCATTGCCCTGCGGAAGCTGGATGAGCAGCGCCTGAAGAACGGACAGGAGACGCTGGGCGAAGAAATTAAAATGCAAGTCATACAAACCAACATCTTCGCCAGCGCCCTACGAGTTGTAGAGTTCTTCAACCCCAAGGCTTCGATGCTGGATCACGCACAACACCCTACCGATCCCCGGACACCTACCAGCGCGCAGATAGCGCAGACGAGCAACGAGGCAGACGACGAGCGCTTCAGTCACGGATTGTCAAGACGTGCATACGAGATTGCGAATAACAGGAAACTGAAATTGGAATTGGAGCCGCTGTTATCGGGGCCGCTGGCCGTTGTTGCGTTTCCCGATGTAGCACCGCAGTATCTCAAGACTGTGCTGTCTATCCTCGCGCCTTTGAAGCCCAATTTCCCCGCGCCGAGCCGAAAGGCGAATCCAGATTACTACGAGCCTTCTGTACAGGTTGGTCTGCAGAAGTTGATGCTTCTGGGTGCGAGGGTAGAGGGCAAGGTGTTTGATGTCGATGGTACTAAATGGGTTGGTGGCATCGATGGCGGTATCGACGGTCTCCGTGCTCAGCTTGTACACATGCTGCAGGGTGTTGGAGGCAGTCTTACCAGTGCCTTGGAGGGCGCGAGTAAGAGCTTGTACTTTACTGTTGAAGCACGGAGGATGGATATGGAGGACAAGGAAAAGGGTCCTGAGGAGAAGACGGAATAG
- a CDS encoding RAD10, Nucleotide excision repair endonuclease NEF1, RAD10 subunit yields MERLASSARVDRGRKVSPRQKGNPILNNVRSVAWEYSDIPADYVVGATTCALFLSLKYHRLHPEYIYNRIRDLKGQYNLRILLTMVDIENHEDPLRELSKMSLVNNVTVMLCWSAQEAGRYLELFKTFENAAPTSIRAQQAGTYPEKMVDFITVPRSINKTDAVGLVSNFGSIRTAINAGPEEIGLIAGWGDKKVQRWCNAVREPFRVQKAARRVGQDSNPAITATVADETAQQRVDDAGPLARELERSAPFATSESDADKRPDHGPAEDFEDEEEAMREAEMHRATDTNQAQSAASKPPKRKQAEEDMSEGVMAALNKLRKQ; encoded by the exons ATGGAGCGCTTGGCGTCGTCCGCGCGGGTCGACCGCGGCAGAAAGG TCTCACCACGACAAAAGGGAAATCCCATTCTGAACAATGTACGCTCCGTCGCGTGGGAGTACTCAGACATCCCCGCCGACTACGTAGTCGGTGCCACGACATGTGCCCTCTTCCTGTCGCTCAAGTACCACCGTCTGCATCCAGAGTACATCTACAACCGCATTCGAGACCTCAAGGGCCAGTACAATCTGCGCATCCTGCTGACCATGGTCGACATCGAAAACCATGAAGACCCCCTGCGCGAGCTGTCCAAGATGTCACTGGTCAACAACGTTACTGTCATGCTGTGCTGGAGCGCTCAGGAGGCTGGCCGCTACCTCGAGCTGTTCAAGACGTTTGAGAATGCGGCGCCAACCAGCATCCGCGCTCAACAGGCTGGCACGTACCCAGAAAAGATGGTCGATTTCATCACCGTGCCCCGCAGCATCAACAAGACGGATGCCGTTGGCTTGGTCTCCAACTTTGGCAGCATCCGCACTGCCATCAACGCCGGGCCCGAAGAGATTGGCCTGATTGCAGGGTGGGGCGACAAGAAGGTTCAGCGATGGTGCAACGCAGTCAGAGAGCCGTTTAGGGTCCAAAAGGCAGCCAGGCGTGTCGGTCAAGATAGCAATCCAGCCATCACCGCGACAGTTGCTGATGAAACAGCACAACAAAGAGTCGACGATGCTGGTCCTCTTGCAAGGGAACTGGAGAGATCTGCTCCTTTTGCAACTTCCGAATCAGATGCGGACAAGCGACCCGACCATGGTCCGGCTGAAGATTTcgaagacgaggaagaggcaaTGCGCGAAGCAGAAATGCATCGCGCAACTGACACTAACCAGGCGCAGTCAGCTGCTTCCAAACCGCCAAAGAGGAAGCAGGCAGAGGAAGACATGAGCGAGGGCGTCATGGCAGCGCTCAACAAGCTGAGGAAGCAGTAA
- a CDS encoding F-box multi-domain protein, which produces MGHFTVLPAELQIEIFDHLQPVDIKAARAVSRKLRDNATPALFRSIVACPRYLALGAFQNISLHSIYSGYPKEIVFDGTLYSDRIAKHDQQYYYLASKYTGLQTEVGSHWARRTRWKRFAELYKEQQTMKDDGVLLQSLARGLENMQNISSIVYSPRQHPIPVERKALSDLLPRGEVRKMTDAVSRFTSPDHPFRQLIGAIFLTGYTGIQQLTVQAPKQDEEDVHFYPNVFSLAMFTFPDPNDLCAGQHLFLHLTRVDISLYIGMTVVTDNVPAARQQQLENFAKLLETAKELRHLSLGVLDMHYSVFAVRQVLFDYIGLGAIWPRLRSLSLEGISANMEDIKKSVTRHNSTLRALHLSDCILCTGSWQDIVNEVVSNASSISTFTLHKVNEGFSTYSDSTSANRTDRRFEGKLIVGQDGERHFVDTNPE; this is translated from the exons ATGGGTCATTTCACTGTGTTACCTGCCGAGCTGCAGATCGAGATCTTCGATCATCTCCAACCCGTCGATATCAAGGCTGCAAGAGCTGTTAGCAGAAAGCTTCGAGATAATGCTACGCCGGCCCTATTCCGCAGTATCGTCGCATGTCCAAGGTATCTGGCGCTTGGTGCTTTCCAAAATATCTCACTGCACTCGATATATTCAGGTTACCCAAAAGAGATCGTCTTCGATGGTACTCTTTACAGTGACCGTATAGCTAAACACGATCAACAATACTACTATCTCGCAAGCAAATATACCGGGTTGCAGACAGAAGTTGGATCGCATTGGGCTCGCCGAACCAG ATGGAAGCGTTTCGCAGAATTGTACAAGGAACAACAGACGATGAAAGACGATGGTGTCCTTCTCCAGTCACTTGCACGGGGTCTGGAAAACATGCAAAACATCTCTTCCATTGTATATTCTCCGCGTCAACATCCTATTCCAGTTGAGCGCAAAGCCTTGTCCGACCTACTCCCGAGAGGTGAAGTTCGGAAAATGACCGATGCTGTTAGTCGCTTCACTTCTCCAGATCACCCGTTCCGCCAACTTATCGGTGCCATCTTCTTAACGGGATATACTGGAATTCAACAACTCACGGTTCAAGCACCGAAACAGGACGAAGAGGATGTCCATTTCTACCCAAACGTGTTCTCTCTGGCCATGTTCACGTTCCCGGATCCCAACGACCTGTGCGCTGGACAGCACCTCTTTCTACATCTGACCAGAGTAGACATCAGTCTATATATCGGTATGACCGTTGTAACAGACAACGTGCCTGCTGCTCGACAACAGCAGCTCGAAAACTTTGCCAAACTTCTCGAAACGGCCAAAGAGCTACGACATCTTTCTCTCGGAGTTCTTGACATGCATTACAGCGTATTTGCGGTGAGACAAGTCCTTTTCGACTATATTGGTCTTGGAGCAATATGGCCGAGACTTCGCTCGTTGAGCTTAGAAGGCATATCAGCCAATATGGAAGACATTAAAAAGAGCGTCACTCGACACAATAGTACACTCCGAGCATTACATCTGAGCGACTGCATCCTTTGCACTGGTAGCTGGCAAGATATCGTGAACGAAGTCGTCTCAAACGCATCATCGATCAGCACCTTCACTTTACACAAAGTCAACGAGGGTTTCTCGACGTACAGTGATAGTACGTCTGCAAACAGGACGGACAGAAGATTTGAGGGTAAACTGATAGTGGGACAAGACGGAGAACGACACTTT GTCGATACCAACCCCGAGTAA
- a CDS encoding ProP, Permease major facilitator superfamily gives MVSKTRAYNWYISLVAASCMVLYGYDASVFNALQNSKHWVAYYNHPGPNIIGAINTSYTVGAVVAGFFMGGPLADFAGRRVGMAAGSICVIIATLMQTFAPRGQIAIFIAGRVLIGIGQGLALTAGSIYIGELSPPEIRGKIMSFWQMFYSVGSFIAYWISFGTSKHPQKLGEWDWKMVVVFQMMVPIIILSQVFFIPESPRWYVQKNRNYDKARQSLRRVRDTEQDVEDEITTIREAIEFEAEAISSGYSALWKDKSVRKRMYIAMIVNGGQQITGQGTLNSYSSIIYKKVFTSADTISLINALNATFSILFTLNATWTVDRFGRKFLFIVGGIGMGICMLIAATVETQTLSLPNGAKTQPVGIAIVFIMFLFALFYKPSWGATVWIFTAEIFSMNIRAQAVGMCSQTQNVVNSIVQQFFPLFLKNEGFYAFYMFAAINVLLAAFVWFFVPETKKVSLEEMDAVFGGANHVVEGAAIDHKDSLRHTSISVDPENKGIEKA, from the exons ATGGTCTCCAAGACGAGAGCATACAACTGGTACATCTCACTCGTTGCAGCATCATGTATGGTGCTATACGGTTACGATGCTTCTGTTTTCAACGCCCTCCAAAACTCAAAGCATTGGGTCGCCTACTACAACCACCCTGGACCCAACATCATCGGAGCTATCAACACATCGTACACAGTCGGGGCTGTTGTAGCCGGTTTCTTCATG GGCGGTCCGCTCGCTGATTTCGCTGGTCGACGTGTCGGTATGGCCGCTGGATCTATTTGTGTCATCATCGCGACTCTGATGCAGACATTCGCTCCCCGTGGACAAATCGCAATTTTCATTGCTGGTCGCGTCCTGATTGGTATCGGTCAAGGGCTTGCGTTAACAGCAGGCTCCATCTACATAGGAGAGCTGTCTCCTCCCGAGATTCGCGGAAAGATCATGTCCTTCTGGCAAATGTTCTATTCGGTCGGCTCTTTCATCGCCTACTGGATCAGCTTCGGAACGTCCAAGCATCCCCAGAAACTTGGTGAATGGGACTGGAAGATGGTCGTCGTTTTCCAGATGATGGTGCCTATCATCATTCTGTCTCAGGTCTTCTTTATCCCGGAATCTCCCCGTTGGTACGTGCAGAAGAACCGTAACTACGACAAGGCTCGTCAATCGCTCCGCCGTGTCCGTGACACCGAACAAGATGTCGAAGATGAGATCACAACGATCCGCGAGGCCATTGAGTTTGAAGCAGAGGCGATTTCATCTGGGTACTCTGCTCTGTGGAAGGACAAGTCTGTCCGGAAGCGCATGTACATTGCGATGATTGTCAATGGTGGCCAGCAGATCACCGGGCAAGGAACACTCAACTCCTACAGCTCCATCATATACAAAAAAGTTTTTACCAGCGCTGATACAATCTCTCTGATCAACGCTCTCAACGCTACCTTCAGTATTCTCTTCACACTCAACGCTACATGGACTGTTGATAGGTTTGGACGCAAGTTTCTATTCATCGTTGGTGGAATCGGTATGGGCATTTGCATGCTCATCGCAGCCACTGTGGAGACGCAGACGCTATCGCTACCAAACGGTGCCAAGACGCAACCTGTCGGCATTGCAATCGTTTTCATCATGTTCCTATTTGCCCTTTTCT ACAAACCCTCTTGGGGCGCCACGGTATGGATTTTTACCGCTGAGATCTTCTCTATGAACATCCGCGCTCAAGCCGTCGGCATGTGCTCGCAAACTCAAAACGTCGTCAACTCCATCGTCCAGCAATTCTTCCCTCTTTTCCTCAAGAACGAGGGTTTCTATGCCTTCTACATGTTCGCGGCTATCAATGTGCTGCTGGCGGCTTTTGTCTGGTTCTTCGTCCCTGAGACAAAGAAGGTTAGCCTTGAAGAGATGGATGCCGTTTTTGGTGGTGCGAACCACGTTGTTGAGGGTGCGGCTATTGACCACAAGGACTCATTGAGGCATACGAGTATCTCGGTCGATCCTGAGAACAAGGGAATTGAGAAGGCTTAG
- a CDS encoding Rox3 multi-domain protein, translating into MSDHSAKRQRLDSIGRFSPASPPFDVAAKASSQTTKTLVQPRTPTSPPYSSMNPMTNGGFATTTNTTVSSDRSPQSSLPMSYSHSHSATSASNQHPFPTPASTAGFMSSATVDSDGDATMEESADDDSASLAHHRLSNHNRRDASAYTKDGRLRAAQGISGSQLFKMDKEKIETSRPHPTQNFIRLYRLEPLASSVARNDPVTGEKINKLRKSYEGHIKQMQIAGKPKATKMDGVFRNLLAIPDEIWQPNHVQNREPAKTALTPDGTALLPDFSALVDSAFAGMGAGSLPNHDAAKYKAYLGTDDAIKPKTQDAPLQRTTPYTSSAPTPTNHVNRGGVRPERSGSKRAYTDAAFQGYGEGFNDDYADSTGGEDTPGSMANKRRKLQFERTSHSVEVGGARR; encoded by the coding sequence ATGTCGGATCACAGCGCAAAACGCCAACGCCTGGACTCGATCGGAAGATTCTCACCCGCAAGCCCGCCCTTTGACGTCGCTGCCAAGGCGAGCAGCCAGACGACAAAGACTCTTGTCCAGCCCCGGACACCCACCTCGCCACCCTACTCCTCGATGAATCCCATGACCAATGGAGGATTCGCCACGACTACTAACACCACGGTGTCGTCGGACAGGTCCCCCCAATCCTCGCTGCCCATGTCCTACTCGCACTCGCACTCGGCGACGTCGGCATCCAACCAGCATCCCTTTCCAACCCCCGCCAGCACCGCAGGCTTCATGTCCAGCGCCACTGTCGACAGCGACGGTGATGCGACGATGGAGGAAAGCGCCGACGATGACTCTGCCTCCCTAGCCCATCACAGACTCTCCAACCACAACCGGCGAGACGCTTCCGCCTACACAAAGGACGGTCGATTACGAGCTGCCCAGGGCATCAGCGGCTCCCAATTGTTCAAGATGGACAAGGAAAAGATTGAGACGTCACGGCCGCATCCGACGCAAAATTTCATCAGACTTTACCGGCTCGAACCGCTCGCTAGCTCTGTAGCACGCAATGACCCGGTAACAGGCGAGAAGATTAACAAGCTTCGCAAGTCCTACGAGGGCCATATAAAGCAGATGCAGATTGCCGGCAAGCCAAAGGCAACCAAGATGGACGGCGTCTTCCGCAACTTATTGGCCATACCGGACGAAATCTGGCAACCCAACCACGTGCAGAACAGGGAGCCGGCCAAGACTGCTCTGACGCCGGACGGCACCGCATTGCTTCCGGATTTCAGCGCCCTTGTCGATAGCGCCTTCGCCGGCATGGGTGCTGGCTCTTTACCCAACCACGATGCCGCCAAATACAAGGCATACCTAGGCACTGATGACGCTATCAAACCGAAAACCCAGGATGCGCCACTGCAACGGACGACACCATACACCTCGTCAGCACCCACACCAACAAACCACGTTAATAGGGGAGGTGTGAGACCAGAACGATCAGGGTCAAAACGCGCCTACACAGACGCTGCGTTCCAAGGCTACGGCGAAGGCTTCAACGACGACTACGCAGACTCGACAGGTGGAGAAGACACGCCAGGCAGTATGGCGAACAAGAGGCGGAAGCTCCAATTTGAACGAACATCGCACTCTGTGGAAGTAGGCGGTGCACGACGATAG